A window of Juglans regia cultivar Chandler chromosome 7, Walnut 2.0, whole genome shotgun sequence contains these coding sequences:
- the LOC108981098 gene encoding uncharacterized protein LOC108981098 isoform X1 — MRRCSGWRRFLFCLPLIFFLPHLFSVMELHQKKNSKKSDHLVLGPAAGQGLPNRLQCEGIKALNKTDSSTSHISIGRETIAFVTVFAIHNSSPNTHVDDRSSNLVTVGNSSYNKVERSMAILNVFINFIQVRMPQSSIIILTDLVSDLRMHRNMVTVLPIQNEYSRDKLMLQRIRSYIAFLETRLEELSHMEGHISHYIFTDSDIAVVDDLGQIFQDYSNFHLALTFRNNKAQPLNSGFIAVRGTSDGILRAKLFLQKVLEVYGSKYMSASRMLGDQLALAWVIMSDPSFDRRKFTKAQVFLEKIGGASVLFLPCAIYNWTPPEGAGQFHGMPLDVKVVHFKGSRKRLMLESWNFFSSYGNISNMLCLILSSGRTKYDF; from the exons ATGAGAAGATGCAGTGGGTGGCGTCGTTTTCTCTTTTGtcttcctctcattttcttccttccTCATTTGTTTTCTG TAATGGAATTGCATCAGAAGAAAAATAGCAAGAAATCTGATCATCTGGTTCTAGGGCCTGCTGCTGGACAAGGCTTGCCCAATCGTTTGCAATGTGAAG GAATTAAAGCTCTCAACAAGACCGACTCTTCAACTTCCCATATATCCATAGGCAGAGAAACTATTGCTTTTGTCACTGTTTTTGCCATTCATAATTCTTCCCCAAATACTCATGTAGATGATAGATCATCAAACTTGGTTACTGTTGGGAATTCTTCATATAATAAGGTGGAGAGGTCAATGgccatattgaatgtcttcattaACTTTATTCAG GTGAGAATGCCCCAGAGCAGCATTATTATTCTTACCGACCTGGTATCTGACCTTCGCATGCACAGAAATATGGTCACCGTTCTTCCCATTCAAAATGAATATTCGCGAGACAAGTTGATGCTTCAACGAATCAGGTCTTACATT GCTTTTCTAGAAACAAGGCTTGAGGAGCTTTCTCATATGGAAGGGCACATCAGTCATTACATCTTCACTGACTCGGATATAGCAGTGGTTGATGATCTAGGACAGATATTTCAggattattcaaattttcatctGGCTCTCACCTTCCGGAACAACAAAGCACAACCTTTAAATTCAGGATTTATAGCAGTGAGGGGAACCTCAGATGGGATTTTAAG GGCAAAGCTTTTTCTACAAAAAGTACTGGAAGTTTACGGTTCAAAGTACATGAGTGCCTCCAGAATGCTTGGGGACCAGTTAGCACTTGCATGGGTTATTATGTCTGACCCTTCCTTTGACAGAAGAAAATTTACCAAAGCGCAAGTTTTTCTAGAGAAAATTGGCGGTGCCTCAGTTCTATTTTTACCTTGTGCTATATACAATTGGACACCACCAGAAGGTGCAGGTCAATTTCATGGCATGCCCCTGGATGTTAAG GTTGTTCATTTCAAAGGATCGAGGAAACGGCTAATGCTCGAATCTTGGAACTTTTTCAGTTCGTACGGTAACATATCAAATATGTTATGTCTCATCTTAAGTAGTGGGAGAACAAAGTATGACTTTTAA
- the LOC108981098 gene encoding uncharacterized protein LOC108981098 isoform X2, with translation MHTKLRIKALNKTDSSTSHISIGRETIAFVTVFAIHNSSPNTHVDDRSSNLVTVGNSSYNKVERSMAILNVFINFIQVRMPQSSIIILTDLVSDLRMHRNMVTVLPIQNEYSRDKLMLQRIRSYIAFLETRLEELSHMEGHISHYIFTDSDIAVVDDLGQIFQDYSNFHLALTFRNNKAQPLNSGFIAVRGTSDGILRAKLFLQKVLEVYGSKYMSASRMLGDQLALAWVIMSDPSFDRRKFTKAQVFLEKIGGASVLFLPCAIYNWTPPEGAGQFHGMPLDVKVVHFKGSRKRLMLESWNFFSSYGNISNMLCLILSSGRTKYDF, from the exons ATGCACACAAAACTAA GAATTAAAGCTCTCAACAAGACCGACTCTTCAACTTCCCATATATCCATAGGCAGAGAAACTATTGCTTTTGTCACTGTTTTTGCCATTCATAATTCTTCCCCAAATACTCATGTAGATGATAGATCATCAAACTTGGTTACTGTTGGGAATTCTTCATATAATAAGGTGGAGAGGTCAATGgccatattgaatgtcttcattaACTTTATTCAG GTGAGAATGCCCCAGAGCAGCATTATTATTCTTACCGACCTGGTATCTGACCTTCGCATGCACAGAAATATGGTCACCGTTCTTCCCATTCAAAATGAATATTCGCGAGACAAGTTGATGCTTCAACGAATCAGGTCTTACATT GCTTTTCTAGAAACAAGGCTTGAGGAGCTTTCTCATATGGAAGGGCACATCAGTCATTACATCTTCACTGACTCGGATATAGCAGTGGTTGATGATCTAGGACAGATATTTCAggattattcaaattttcatctGGCTCTCACCTTCCGGAACAACAAAGCACAACCTTTAAATTCAGGATTTATAGCAGTGAGGGGAACCTCAGATGGGATTTTAAG GGCAAAGCTTTTTCTACAAAAAGTACTGGAAGTTTACGGTTCAAAGTACATGAGTGCCTCCAGAATGCTTGGGGACCAGTTAGCACTTGCATGGGTTATTATGTCTGACCCTTCCTTTGACAGAAGAAAATTTACCAAAGCGCAAGTTTTTCTAGAGAAAATTGGCGGTGCCTCAGTTCTATTTTTACCTTGTGCTATATACAATTGGACACCACCAGAAGGTGCAGGTCAATTTCATGGCATGCCCCTGGATGTTAAG GTTGTTCATTTCAAAGGATCGAGGAAACGGCTAATGCTCGAATCTTGGAACTTTTTCAGTTCGTACGGTAACATATCAAATATGTTATGTCTCATCTTAAGTAGTGGGAGAACAAAGTATGACTTTTAA